In a single window of the Streptomyces sp. NBC_00094 genome:
- a CDS encoding response regulator transcription factor: MTTVLIADDQPMQRFGFRMLLESQDDMTVVGEASNGTEAIRLVDRHHPDVVLMDIRMPGLDGIEATRRIVTTGARTRILIVTTFDLDEYAYEGLRAGASGFLVKDAQPEELLAGIRAVASGDAVVAPSLTRRLLDAYIHHLPQPTAAAAPPQEDPRLTSLTEREREILTVVGQGWTNTEIAERLHLAESTVKTHIGRILAKTGARDRVQAVILAYDTQLVTPA, from the coding sequence GTGACGACCGTACTCATCGCGGACGACCAGCCGATGCAGCGCTTCGGCTTCCGCATGCTGCTGGAGAGCCAGGACGACATGACCGTCGTCGGCGAGGCCTCGAACGGCACCGAGGCGATCCGCCTGGTCGACCGCCACCACCCCGACGTCGTCCTGATGGACATCCGGATGCCCGGCCTCGACGGCATCGAGGCCACCCGCCGCATCGTCACGACCGGAGCCCGCACCCGGATCCTGATCGTCACCACCTTCGACCTCGACGAGTACGCGTACGAGGGCCTGCGCGCCGGCGCGAGCGGCTTCCTGGTGAAGGACGCCCAGCCGGAGGAACTCCTGGCGGGCATCCGCGCGGTGGCGAGCGGCGACGCGGTCGTGGCCCCGAGCCTGACCCGCCGTCTCCTGGACGCCTACATCCACCATCTGCCGCAGCCCACGGCGGCGGCAGCCCCGCCCCAGGAGGATCCGCGCCTCACCTCCCTCACGGAACGGGAGCGCGAAATCCTCACGGTCGTCGGCCAGGGCTGGACGAACACGGAGATCGCCGAGCGCCTCCACCTCGCGGAGTCGACCGTGAAGACCCACATCGGCCGCATCCTCGCGAAGACCGGCGCCCGCGACCGCGTCCAGGCGGTCATCCTGGCCTACGACACCCAACTGGTCACGCCGGCCTGA
- a CDS encoding sensor histidine kinase, with protein MDETPEETPRPAGTTGLSGHVQRLLVRVRAFDTRRPWVWDTCLTLSWTTAALVDAAGGWRNTARDPSVPVWLVVTLSLALTLPLYWRRRRPMTVLAVMAGAAFVSDASGAFLQGGYLQAIPVFHIALSRPPRALLWAFALLVPPLVTGAVRFPQETWDQRVIPTLWAYVLVVLLGIVVRSRRDHTAGLVDRARRLEIERDQEIRLAAAAERTRIAREMHDIIGHNLSVITGLADGGRYAAAKNPERAAQALDAIGTTSRQALDDLRRLLGVLRDDEKEAVRDPQPTLADLDTLLTGVRKAGLAVRVDLRDEPTPQPLAPGAQLTVYRVIQEALTNTLKHAGPSARATVLLAYAPQELLVEVEDTGGTRPPATTPSPSPGQGLTGMRERAALYDGHLDCGRLPTGGWRVRLRLPLEDSPT; from the coding sequence ATGGACGAGACACCGGAGGAGACACCGCGACCGGCCGGGACGACGGGCCTCAGCGGCCACGTCCAGCGCCTGCTGGTCCGGGTCCGGGCCTTCGACACCCGGCGCCCCTGGGTATGGGACACCTGTCTGACGCTCTCCTGGACCACGGCGGCGCTCGTCGACGCGGCCGGAGGCTGGCGGAACACCGCCCGCGACCCGTCCGTGCCGGTCTGGCTCGTGGTCACCCTCAGCCTGGCCCTCACCCTGCCGCTCTACTGGCGCCGCCGCCGGCCCATGACCGTCCTCGCCGTGATGGCCGGCGCGGCCTTCGTCAGCGACGCCTCCGGAGCCTTCCTCCAGGGCGGCTACCTCCAGGCGATCCCGGTCTTCCACATCGCGCTGAGCCGCCCGCCCCGCGCCCTCCTGTGGGCCTTCGCCCTTCTCGTGCCGCCGCTCGTGACGGGCGCCGTCCGCTTCCCCCAGGAGACCTGGGACCAGCGCGTCATCCCCACCCTGTGGGCGTACGTGCTCGTCGTCCTCCTCGGCATCGTGGTCCGCTCCCGCAGGGACCACACCGCCGGCCTCGTCGACCGCGCCCGCCGCCTGGAGATCGAACGCGACCAGGAGATCCGGCTCGCCGCCGCCGCCGAACGCACCCGGATCGCCCGGGAGATGCACGACATCATCGGCCACAACCTCTCGGTCATCACGGGCCTCGCGGACGGCGGCCGGTACGCGGCGGCCAAGAACCCCGAACGCGCCGCCCAGGCCCTCGACGCCATCGGGACGACGAGCCGCCAGGCCCTCGACGACCTCCGCCGCCTCCTCGGCGTCCTGCGCGACGACGAAAAGGAGGCGGTCCGCGACCCCCAGCCCACCCTCGCCGATCTCGACACCCTTCTCACCGGCGTACGGAAGGCAGGCCTGGCGGTACGAGTCGACCTCCGCGACGAACCGACGCCCCAACCCCTCGCGCCGGGCGCCCAGCTGACGGTCTACCGGGTGATCCAGGAAGCCCTGACGAACACCCTCAAACACGCGGGCCCGTCGGCGCGGGCGACCGTACTCCTGGCCTACGCCCCACAGGAACTCCTGGTCGAAGTGGAGGACACCGGCGGCACCAGGCCCCCCGCTACCACTCCTTCCCCCTCTCCCGGCCAGGGCCTCACCGGCATGCGCGAACGCGCGGCCCTCTACGACGGCCACCTCGACTGCGGACGCCTGCCGACCGGCGGCTGGCGCGTCCGTCTCCGACTCCCCCTGGAGGACTCCCCCACGTGA
- a CDS encoding ABC transporter permease, translating into MTTTATTTPAYGLTPTRILRSEWHKLRTVRSTWITVLTAVAFLLGVGILMGATYTSDGGDSDVDTVVLTLYGSQLAGIALAVLGILVTAGEYATGMIRASLTAVPRRLPVLWAKAAVYTATVFTVSLLTAVLTFLAAQFFLSDTDQAASLTDDGVLAAVAGNAAGVTLLGVIALGLGAALRSVPGAIGAFVGGVLIVPEILGMLPYETLDTAVRYFPTQAAGVLGSATPMPGAASPGAALLALLLWAAAALAVPALLLNRRDV; encoded by the coding sequence ATGACGACCACCGCCACCACCACTCCGGCCTACGGCCTCACCCCCACCCGGATCCTCCGCTCGGAGTGGCACAAGCTCCGGACCGTCCGCTCCACCTGGATCACCGTCCTCACCGCCGTCGCGTTCCTCCTCGGCGTCGGCATCCTCATGGGCGCCACCTACACCTCCGACGGAGGCGACTCCGACGTGGACACCGTCGTCCTCACCCTCTACGGCTCCCAGCTCGCCGGCATCGCCCTCGCCGTCCTCGGCATCCTCGTCACCGCCGGCGAGTACGCGACGGGCATGATCCGCGCCTCCCTCACCGCCGTCCCCCGCCGCCTCCCCGTCCTCTGGGCGAAGGCCGCGGTCTACACGGCCACCGTCTTCACGGTCTCCCTCCTCACCGCCGTCCTCACCTTCCTCGCCGCCCAGTTCTTCCTCTCCGACACCGACCAGGCCGCGTCCCTCACCGACGACGGCGTCCTCGCCGCCGTCGCGGGCAACGCCGCCGGCGTGACCCTCCTCGGCGTCATCGCCCTCGGGCTCGGCGCCGCCCTGCGCTCGGTGCCGGGCGCCATCGGCGCCTTCGTCGGCGGGGTCCTGATCGTCCCCGAGATCCTCGGGATGCTCCCGTACGAGACGCTGGACACGGCCGTCCGGTACTTCCCCACCCAGGCCGCCGGCGTCCTCGGCTCCGCGACCCCGATGCCCGGCGCGGCCTCCCCCGGCGCCGCACTCCTCGCCCTGCTCCTCTGGGCGGCGGCGGCACTCGCCGTGCCCGCGCTGTTGCTCAACCGCCGCGACGTATGA
- a CDS encoding MarR family winged helix-turn-helix transcriptional regulator yields the protein MSDTPERSGPQAPQEPTLDEQIAAYQREYRDLDPQVEKVVSALGRLNRRMNVAYGRQLADLGISNAEWEVLKTLVLAGAPYRLGPGELAKRLGLTPAAMTHRIDRMAGEGLVTRDRDENNRVRVIVELTDEGRSKWLEAMRMATDFEEELLQDLTTEERGVLGEVLIRLLRRVELTQPDAGGRLTDLD from the coding sequence ATGTCCGACACCCCCGAGCGGTCCGGCCCGCAGGCCCCCCAGGAACCGACCCTCGACGAGCAGATCGCCGCCTACCAGCGCGAGTACCGCGACCTCGACCCCCAGGTAGAGAAGGTCGTCTCCGCCCTCGGCCGGCTGAACCGCCGGATGAACGTGGCGTACGGCCGCCAGCTCGCCGACCTCGGCATCAGCAACGCGGAGTGGGAGGTCCTCAAGACCCTCGTCCTCGCGGGAGCGCCCTACCGCCTCGGCCCGGGCGAGCTGGCCAAGCGACTGGGCCTCACCCCGGCCGCGATGACCCACCGCATCGACCGGATGGCCGGCGAGGGCCTGGTCACGCGCGACCGCGACGAGAACAACCGCGTCCGCGTCATCGTCGAGCTCACGGACGAGGGCCGCTCGAAGTGGCTGGAGGCCATGCGGATGGCCACGGACTTCGAGGAGGAGCTCCTCCAGGACCTCACTACAGAGGAGAGGGGAGTCCTCGGCGAGGTCCTCATCCGCCTCCTGCGCCGCGTCGAGCTCACCCAGCCGGACGCCGGCGGCCGCCTGACGGACCTGGACTGA
- a CDS encoding type IV secretory system conjugative DNA transfer family protein — protein sequence MASGTGGQQQRQGGISDGLLLSLFALLLCLTVLVWTATGLGGLLAHGAWPEGVALPRTPAALRSLVTAPTDLAAAWPATPGGQLSGYGLFWGLLIGEAMVMLVLAVFALGTFARWRAVRANRRSGVYDPTPPKPRKPRKPTRTDRTPTTTSAPSPSPSPSPEPSPAPAPAPAPAPDAWEPAEDEWEPEQDDLDPVRNDREPIQDDPAPRREPTPPPPRRPAEELAPEPFPTARPAATAATATPGLAPGLVYGPPEARRPAAVQAIRDAEGPVLVVTSDPTVWSSTKDARGKLGPVLVYDPGHLCDTPARLHWSPSDRCEDPAVAQQRAAALLAPVRPHSRLDATTADTAETLLRCWLHAAAVGGGSFRQVHRWAQGAGAHEPVRILRSHPKAASGFAGLLESALTAHPESRRLAQELTARALAALSSIHIREACVPNRTDSLTLASFVDEGGTLYVVGEPIEDPRAHPGAMPLLTALAASVVEHGRRMAARSSDGRLDPPLTLVLDDVAAVAPLPGLPELLATGRHQGLPTLALLRSREQARSRWPESALTP from the coding sequence ATGGCGAGCGGTACGGGCGGACAGCAGCAGCGCCAGGGAGGCATCTCCGACGGGCTGCTGCTCAGCCTGTTCGCCCTCCTCCTCTGTCTGACGGTCCTGGTCTGGACGGCCACCGGCCTCGGCGGCCTCCTCGCCCACGGCGCCTGGCCGGAGGGCGTCGCCCTGCCCCGTACCCCCGCGGCCCTGCGCTCCCTGGTGACCGCCCCGACCGACCTGGCGGCGGCCTGGCCGGCCACCCCGGGCGGTCAGCTCTCGGGGTACGGGCTCTTCTGGGGCCTGCTGATCGGCGAGGCGATGGTCATGCTGGTCCTCGCGGTCTTCGCCCTCGGCACGTTCGCCCGCTGGCGCGCGGTCCGCGCGAACCGCAGGTCCGGCGTGTACGACCCGACTCCCCCCAAGCCCCGGAAACCCCGGAAGCCCACACGAACCGACCGGACCCCGACCACGACCTCGGCCCCGTCTCCGTCTCCGTCTCCGTCTCCGGAACCCTCCCCGGCACCGGCACCGGCACCGGCACCGGCACCCGACGCATGGGAACCCGCAGAGGACGAATGGGAGCCCGAGCAAGACGACTTGGACCCCGTACGGAACGACCGGGAGCCCATACAAGACGACCCCGCGCCCCGCCGGGAGCCCACCCCGCCCCCGCCGCGCCGCCCCGCCGAGGAGCTCGCCCCGGAGCCGTTCCCGACGGCCCGCCCGGCCGCGACCGCGGCCACCGCCACCCCCGGACTCGCCCCCGGCCTCGTCTACGGCCCCCCGGAAGCCCGCCGCCCCGCCGCCGTACAGGCGATCCGGGACGCCGAGGGCCCCGTCCTCGTCGTCACCTCCGACCCCACCGTCTGGTCGTCGACCAAGGACGCGCGCGGCAAGCTCGGCCCGGTCCTCGTGTACGACCCCGGCCACCTCTGCGACACACCCGCCAGGCTCCACTGGTCCCCGTCCGACCGCTGCGAGGACCCGGCCGTCGCCCAACAGCGGGCGGCCGCCCTGCTCGCCCCCGTCCGCCCGCACTCCCGCCTGGACGCGACCACCGCAGACACCGCGGAAACGCTCCTGCGCTGCTGGCTGCACGCCGCCGCCGTCGGCGGCGGCTCCTTCCGGCAGGTCCACCGCTGGGCCCAGGGCGCCGGCGCCCACGAACCCGTACGCATCCTCCGCAGCCACCCCAAGGCGGCCTCGGGCTTCGCCGGCCTCCTCGAATCGGCGCTCACCGCCCACCCGGAAAGCCGCCGCCTGGCCCAGGAACTGACGGCCCGTGCGCTCGCCGCCCTGTCCTCGATCCACATCCGCGAGGCCTGCGTACCGAATCGAACGGATTCCCTGACGCTCGCATCTTTCGTCGACGAAGGGGGCACGCTCTACGTGGTGGGCGAACCGATCGAGGACCCCCGGGCCCACCCCGGCGCGATGCCGCTCCTCACGGCCCTCGCCGCAAGCGTGGTCGAGCACGGCCGCCGCATGGCCGCACGGTCATCCGACGGTCGGCTCGACCCACCACTGACGCTCGTCCTCGACGACGTCGCCGCCGTGGCCCCGCTCCCGGGTCTCCCGGAGCTCCTCGCCACCGGCCGTCACCAGGGCCTCCCGACCCTGGCCCTCCTCCGCTCCCGCGAACAGGCCCGTTCCCGCTGGCCGGAGAGCGCGCTCACCCCCTGA
- a CDS encoding MFS transporter: MRRIQAGSALSAFGLGFTVPYLYVYVAQVRDLGAATAGIVLAVFAMAALVVLPFSGRTIDRRGPVPVLLVASVVASVGAVGMGFASSVPAAVGAAALLGAGTAVLQPALATMIVWCSTPVGRTRAFAMQFFLQNLGLGVGGLIGGLLVDTSRPGSFILLFSIEAAMFLVLGAVVGTVRLPGSPALRGARPSEGGKGGGVRALLGHKAMVQLCVLGFVLFFACYGQFESGLAAYGTEAAGIEPSTLGIALAANTAVIVAAQFLVLKFVERRKRSRVIAAVGLIWTVAWLIAGYAGLGHGSQAMATAAFVATYALFGLGEAMLSPTVAPLVADLAPESMVGQYNSAFALVKQLALAVGPAVGGPMGAALHGPYIVTFVLFSLGITFLAVRLGKQLTPEQNQPSLAGAKPSKVVARHQPEQKVAASA, translated from the coding sequence ATGCGCCGGATTCAGGCAGGCAGCGCGCTGAGCGCGTTCGGACTCGGCTTCACCGTGCCGTACCTCTATGTGTACGTCGCACAGGTGCGGGATCTGGGCGCGGCGACCGCGGGCATCGTTCTGGCCGTCTTCGCCATGGCCGCGCTCGTGGTGCTGCCCTTCAGCGGGCGGACCATCGACCGGCGCGGGCCGGTGCCCGTGCTGCTCGTGGCCTCCGTCGTCGCCTCCGTGGGCGCGGTCGGCATGGGCTTCGCGTCCAGCGTGCCGGCGGCCGTGGGGGCCGCGGCGCTGCTCGGTGCCGGTACGGCGGTGCTGCAGCCGGCGCTCGCCACGATGATCGTGTGGTGCTCGACGCCGGTGGGCCGGACCCGGGCCTTCGCCATGCAGTTCTTCCTGCAGAACCTCGGCCTCGGTGTCGGTGGTCTGATCGGCGGTCTGCTGGTCGACACGAGCCGGCCGGGCAGCTTCATCCTGCTGTTCTCGATCGAGGCGGCGATGTTCCTCGTGCTCGGCGCGGTCGTGGGGACCGTCCGGCTGCCGGGTTCCCCCGCGCTCCGGGGCGCCCGTCCCTCCGAGGGCGGGAAGGGCGGCGGTGTCCGCGCGCTGCTCGGGCACAAGGCGATGGTGCAGCTGTGCGTCCTCGGCTTCGTCCTCTTCTTCGCCTGTTACGGACAGTTCGAGTCGGGTCTCGCCGCGTACGGCACGGAGGCCGCCGGGATCGAGCCGTCGACGCTCGGGATCGCGCTGGCCGCCAACACGGCGGTCATCGTCGCCGCGCAGTTCCTGGTGCTGAAGTTCGTCGAGCGCCGGAAGCGGAGCCGGGTGATCGCGGCCGTCGGGCTGATCTGGACCGTGGCGTGGCTCATCGCCGGGTACGCGGGGCTCGGGCACGGCAGCCAGGCCATGGCGACCGCCGCGTTCGTCGCCACGTACGCCCTGTTCGGACTCGGTGAGGCGATGCTGTCGCCGACCGTGGCGCCGCTGGTGGCCGATCTTGCGCCGGAGTCGATGGTCGGGCAGTACAACTCGGCCTTCGCGCTGGTCAAGCAGCTCGCGCTGGCGGTCGGTCCGGCCGTCGGCGGGCCCATGGGGGCCGCGCTGCACGGTCCGTACATCGTGACCTTCGTGCTCTTCTCGCTCGGCATCACGTTCCTCGCGGTCCGGCTCGGCAAGCAGCTGACCCCCGAGCAGAACCAGCCGTCGCTCGCCGGTGCCAAGCCGTCGAAGGTGGTCGCGCGTCACCAGCCCGAGCAGAAGGTGGCGGCTTCCGCCTAG
- a CDS encoding SpoIIE family protein phosphatase, which translates to MNFTRWSARLPGTQRRAARGTEGSVPAARGEYGQQLEHPGTETADADHAAEVPALEDFSVRELLGRLPGLVALVYGPEHRIAYVNDAYAAAFGPRPAGATVADTCPEAEDLGLLPLMDQVLRSGKPRTVKSRRTQDGGSYTVTCLPVDSPHIDGGVLVHATDVTDHAEAAERLRASERRHRETAVTLQRSLLPQELEQPDDLRIAATYQPGGTDAAVGGDWYDVITLGAGRTALVIGDVMGRGVRAAAVMGQLRTAVRAYARLDLPPHEVLQLLDGLAAEIDASQIATCVYAIHDPSEGKLVYASAGHLPILVRDEDGTVRRAEDPTGPPLGTGGWLHASGSIALPPGSTAVLYTDGLVERRREDIDEGVAALARALSGASGTPQVVCGRLLRALGVTAEHDDDVAVLVVQHPSREGSDAELFHNAALELLGGVEAAPRARAFASGVLSSWRFPVELRDLGVLATSELVANSLQHGTPPMRLRLRRTDRRLIIEVTDGDDHLPRRRRAETEDEAGRGISIIATIASSWGSRRTPGGGKAVWCEFALPNKQG; encoded by the coding sequence GTGAACTTCACCCGTTGGAGCGCCCGGCTCCCCGGCACGCAGCGCCGCGCGGCGCGGGGGACCGAAGGCTCCGTGCCCGCCGCCCGCGGTGAGTACGGGCAGCAGCTGGAGCACCCCGGCACCGAGACCGCCGACGCCGACCACGCCGCCGAGGTACCCGCCCTCGAGGACTTCTCCGTACGGGAGCTCCTCGGCCGCCTCCCCGGCCTGGTCGCCCTCGTGTACGGCCCGGAGCACCGCATCGCGTACGTCAACGACGCCTACGCGGCGGCGTTCGGCCCCCGCCCCGCGGGCGCCACCGTCGCCGACACCTGCCCCGAGGCCGAGGACCTCGGCCTGCTGCCCCTCATGGACCAGGTCCTGCGCAGCGGAAAGCCCCGTACGGTCAAGTCCCGCCGCACCCAGGACGGCGGCTCGTACACGGTCACGTGCCTGCCCGTCGACAGCCCCCACATCGACGGCGGGGTCCTGGTCCACGCCACCGACGTCACCGACCACGCCGAAGCCGCCGAGCGGCTCCGCGCCAGCGAGCGCCGCCACCGCGAGACCGCCGTCACCCTCCAGCGCTCCCTGCTCCCGCAGGAGCTGGAGCAGCCCGACGACCTGCGGATCGCCGCCACCTACCAGCCCGGCGGCACCGACGCGGCCGTCGGCGGCGACTGGTACGACGTGATCACCCTCGGAGCGGGCCGCACCGCCCTCGTCATCGGCGACGTGATGGGCCGCGGCGTCCGTGCCGCCGCCGTCATGGGTCAGCTCCGCACCGCCGTCCGGGCCTACGCCCGCCTGGACCTGCCCCCGCACGAGGTGCTTCAGCTCCTCGACGGCCTCGCCGCCGAGATCGACGCCAGCCAGATCGCCACCTGTGTCTACGCGATCCACGACCCCAGCGAGGGCAAGCTCGTCTACGCCTCCGCCGGCCACCTCCCGATCCTCGTACGGGACGAGGACGGCACCGTCCGCCGCGCCGAGGACCCCACGGGCCCGCCGCTCGGCACCGGCGGCTGGCTGCACGCCTCGGGCTCCATCGCCCTGCCGCCCGGCTCCACCGCCGTCCTCTACACCGACGGCCTGGTGGAGCGCCGCCGCGAGGACATCGACGAGGGCGTCGCCGCCCTGGCCCGCGCCCTCTCCGGCGCGAGCGGCACCCCGCAGGTCGTCTGCGGCCGGCTGCTCCGCGCCCTGGGGGTCACCGCCGAGCACGACGACGACGTGGCCGTCCTGGTCGTCCAGCACCCTTCCCGGGAGGGCTCCGACGCCGAGCTCTTCCACAACGCGGCCCTGGAACTCCTCGGCGGAGTGGAGGCCGCTCCCCGCGCGCGTGCCTTCGCCTCCGGCGTCCTGTCGAGCTGGCGCTTCCCGGTCGAGCTGCGCGACCTGGGCGTCCTCGCCACCAGCGAGCTCGTGGCGAACTCCCTCCAGCACGGCACGCCACCCATGCGGCTGCGCCTCCGCCGTACGGACCGCCGCCTGATCATCGAGGTGACGGACGGGGACGACCACCTGCCGCGCCGCCGCAGGGCGGAAACGGAGGACGAGGCGGGTCGCGGTATCTCGATCATCGCGACGATCGCCTCGTCCTGGGGGAGCCGCCGCACACCGGGCGGCGGCAAAGCGGTGTGGTGCGAGTTCGCCCTCCCGAACAAGCAGGGCTAG
- a CDS encoding GNAT family N-acetyltransferase, giving the protein MDYSIRTIRADEWEQTREIRLASLQDPIAHLAFLDTYEDAVERPDSFWQERAEGGSESGSGAVRQFVAEGPDGSWAGTITLLVERPSAEVRFGEVAKVDQTHIVGVWVRPEARGTGVIDALFRAGVEWSWTLPEPAVARVRLYVHEENARAAAFYRRFGFVATGDRVAVPGSETAQELEYELLRPTV; this is encoded by the coding sequence ATGGACTATTCGATACGTACGATCCGCGCCGACGAGTGGGAGCAGACCCGCGAGATCCGGCTGGCCTCCCTCCAGGACCCCATCGCGCACCTCGCGTTCCTCGACACGTACGAGGACGCCGTGGAGCGGCCGGACTCCTTCTGGCAGGAGCGGGCCGAGGGGGGCTCGGAGAGCGGGTCGGGTGCGGTGCGGCAGTTCGTCGCCGAGGGTCCGGACGGGAGTTGGGCGGGCACGATCACGCTGCTCGTGGAGCGGCCCTCGGCCGAGGTGCGCTTCGGGGAGGTGGCGAAGGTCGACCAGACGCACATCGTGGGTGTGTGGGTACGTCCCGAGGCGCGCGGGACCGGGGTGATCGACGCGCTGTTCCGGGCGGGCGTGGAGTGGTCCTGGACGCTGCCGGAGCCGGCGGTCGCGCGGGTGCGGCTGTACGTCCACGAGGAGAACGCGCGGGCCGCCGCCTTCTATCGCCGCTTCGGGTTCGTGGCGACGGGGGACCGGGTGGCGGTGCCGGGGAGCGAGACGGCGCAGGAGCTGGAGTACGAGCTGCTGCGGCCCACCGTGTGA
- a CDS encoding IS630 family transposase yields MGDNRLEPLVLSETERQVLNNWVKRRTTAQGLALRARIVLACAESGPNLAVAARLGVSRGTVAKWRTRFLRARLDGLADEPRPGVPRTITDAQVEDVVVRTLEETPPGGTHWSKRELAKAVGISPASVLRIWHAFGLQPWRTETFKISPDPFLIDKIRDVVGLYLAPPANAVVFAVDEKPQIQALQRTAPVLPMVPGVPERRSFDYIRHGTVDLFAALNTATGKVITKLSAQHRAVDFRDFLDKIDRQTDPGLAVHVICDNLSAHKAPVVHKWLLAHPRFQLHFTPTYSSWINQVERWFAELERRCLERGVFCSLDDLKAALEDWIKVWNDGARPFKWTKTADQILDRICRYCSRISEPGH; encoded by the coding sequence GTGGGTGACAACAGGCTGGAGCCGCTGGTCCTGAGTGAGACCGAGCGGCAGGTGTTGAACAACTGGGTCAAGCGCCGGACGACCGCGCAAGGTCTGGCCCTGCGGGCTCGAATCGTGCTGGCATGTGCGGAGAGTGGCCCCAACCTGGCGGTCGCCGCCCGCCTGGGAGTCAGCCGGGGCACCGTCGCCAAGTGGCGCACGAGGTTCCTGCGGGCCAGACTCGACGGACTCGCCGACGAGCCGAGGCCCGGGGTGCCGCGGACCATTACAGACGCCCAGGTCGAAGACGTGGTGGTCCGCACTCTGGAGGAGACGCCTCCGGGCGGAACCCACTGGTCCAAGCGGGAGCTGGCCAAGGCCGTGGGCATCTCGCCGGCCAGTGTCCTGCGGATCTGGCACGCCTTCGGTCTGCAGCCATGGCGGACCGAGACGTTCAAGATCTCCCCGGACCCGTTCCTGATCGACAAGATCCGTGACGTCGTGGGCCTGTATCTCGCCCCGCCGGCGAACGCGGTGGTGTTCGCGGTGGACGAGAAACCGCAGATCCAGGCCCTTCAGCGGACCGCGCCGGTGCTGCCCATGGTCCCGGGAGTGCCCGAGCGGCGGAGTTTCGACTACATCCGGCACGGCACCGTCGACCTGTTCGCCGCGCTGAACACCGCCACCGGCAAAGTGATCACGAAACTGTCCGCCCAGCACCGGGCCGTGGACTTCCGCGACTTCCTCGACAAGATCGACCGCCAGACCGATCCCGGCCTGGCGGTCCACGTGATCTGCGACAACCTCTCCGCCCACAAGGCACCCGTGGTGCACAAATGGCTGCTCGCGCACCCCCGGTTCCAGCTCCACTTCACCCCGACCTACTCGTCGTGGATCAACCAGGTCGAGCGGTGGTTCGCCGAGCTGGAACGGCGCTGCCTGGAGCGTGGGGTGTTCTGTTCCCTCGACGACCTGAAGGCCGCACTCGAGGACTGGATCAAGGTCTGGAACGACGGGGCCCGGCCCTTCAAGTGGACCAAGACCGCCGACCAGATCCTCGACCGCATCTGCCGCTACTGCTCACGTATCTCCGAACCGGGTCACTAG
- a CDS encoding ABC transporter ATP-binding protein yields MIRAENLTKRYGDRTVVQDLGFTVRPGAVTGFLGPNGAGKSTTLRMILGLDAPTRGHATIDGRPYADHRAPLTRVGALLEAHSLHPGRSAYHHLVALAHTHGIPHTRVERVLALTGLTQVAHKRVKGFSLGMGQRLGIAAALLGDPATVVLDEPVNGLDPEGVLWIRTLLKSLAAEGRTVLVSSHLMSEMALTADHLIVIGKGRLLADTTVDALVRASGGTSVKVVTPEADRLRTLLPGARFTTEAPDTLLVTGPDAPEIGRAAATHGVPLHELTPQAPSLEQAFMDLTRDSVEYQGAPA; encoded by the coding sequence ATGATCCGAGCAGAGAACCTCACCAAGCGGTACGGGGACAGGACCGTCGTCCAGGACCTCGGCTTCACCGTCCGCCCCGGCGCCGTCACCGGCTTCCTCGGACCCAACGGCGCCGGGAAGTCGACCACGCTCCGCATGATCCTCGGCCTCGACGCCCCCACCCGCGGCCACGCCACCATCGACGGCCGCCCCTACGCCGACCACCGCGCCCCGCTCACCCGGGTCGGCGCCCTCCTCGAAGCCCACTCCCTGCACCCCGGCCGCTCCGCGTACCACCACCTCGTGGCCCTCGCCCACACCCACGGCATCCCCCACACCCGCGTGGAGCGGGTCCTCGCCCTCACCGGCCTCACCCAGGTGGCCCACAAGCGCGTGAAGGGCTTCTCCCTCGGCATGGGCCAACGCCTCGGCATCGCCGCCGCCCTCCTCGGCGACCCGGCCACCGTCGTCCTCGACGAACCGGTCAACGGCCTCGACCCCGAGGGCGTGCTCTGGATCCGCACCCTCCTCAAGTCCCTGGCCGCCGAAGGCCGTACCGTCCTCGTCTCCTCCCACCTCATGAGCGAGATGGCGCTCACCGCCGACCACCTGATCGTCATCGGCAAGGGCCGGCTGCTCGCCGACACCACGGTCGACGCCCTCGTACGAGCCTCCGGCGGCACCTCCGTCAAGGTCGTCACCCCGGAGGCGGACCGCCTGCGCACGCTCCTCCCCGGCGCGCGGTTCACCACGGAGGCCCCCGACACACTCCTCGTCACCGGCCCCGACGCCCCGGAGATCGGCCGCGCGGCCGCCACCCACGGCGTCCCCCTCCACGAACTCACCCCGCAGGCACCCTCCTTGGAGCAGGCGTTCATGGACCTCACCCGCGACTCCGTCGAATACCAGGGAGCCCCCGCATGA